From the Pseudomonas baltica genome, one window contains:
- a CDS encoding TonB-dependent siderophore receptor yields MAVSVFPSTLSILAQCLRRPMQMAGVGMVLASSPAWVMAADASTGRSADADLTLDNIEIKAALQVETGDGPVKGYVAKRTTTGTKTDTPINEIPQTISVITRDEMDQRGVQDFNSAVAYTPGIRAIDYAGGQGAPDIFLRGFRAFNLFGIYQDGLRTGFNQYDTNFETFGLERIDVVKGPASVLYGQMSPGGVVNLTSKRPQDEAIHHVEYQAGSHGRQQFGIDLNDRLTDDGSLTGRLVMLRRDSGTQVDHSPDNRTYIAPSITWKPNDSDTVTVLAAYNKTVTGGSEQSFPYIGTVQRSPSGHIDSDTNLGWLGSYYHVETTSIGSIYAHDFDNGWKFQQNLRYMHSVAGFLSSGPDVVLNPDGRTQDIGLQYRPKSSNTFLMDNNIQGSFNTGAIRHTLITGLDYSHYKAEETRLNGDPEDAFNNLDLYNPVYGGAPVWFDSLQRDTRSKMQQVGIYVQDQMKLDRWALTIGGRQDYARDHEEDAVSQSSGTQNDHKFTGRIGLAYLFDNGVTPYVSYSTSFQPNPDTDINNNLFKPTTGKQFEVGVKYQPEGYNASVTLSAFDLTQRNVSTADPVNTGFSVQTGEIESKGLELEGKASLNENLNMIASYAYTHTEITKDNTYEGNTPRNIPRHTASLWLDYSVRSGPLDGLGIGAGERYVGSSQNQQNTLRTPQYFLTDATLRYDLGKLGLTGTKISVTANNLFDKHYFEPGYYEDSVFYGNRRNVIATLGYDF; encoded by the coding sequence ATGGCGGTTTCGGTTTTCCCCTCGACCCTTTCGATTCTGGCCCAGTGCTTGCGCCGCCCCATGCAAATGGCCGGAGTCGGCATGGTACTGGCCAGTTCGCCAGCCTGGGTGATGGCGGCCGACGCCAGCACTGGTCGATCTGCCGATGCCGACCTGACCCTGGACAACATCGAAATTAAGGCGGCCCTGCAGGTTGAAACCGGCGACGGCCCGGTCAAGGGTTACGTGGCCAAGCGCACCACCACCGGCACCAAGACCGATACCCCGATCAACGAAATTCCGCAGACCATCTCGGTGATTACCCGCGACGAAATGGACCAGCGCGGCGTTCAGGACTTCAACAGCGCCGTGGCCTATACCCCCGGCATTCGCGCCATCGACTATGCCGGGGGCCAGGGCGCGCCCGACATCTTCCTGCGTGGCTTCCGCGCCTTCAACCTGTTCGGCATCTACCAGGACGGCCTGCGCACTGGCTTCAACCAGTACGACACCAATTTCGAAACTTTTGGCCTGGAGCGCATCGATGTGGTCAAAGGCCCGGCGTCGGTACTCTACGGACAGATGTCGCCCGGTGGCGTGGTCAACCTGACCAGCAAGCGGCCCCAGGACGAAGCGATCCATCACGTTGAGTACCAGGCCGGCAGCCATGGTCGCCAGCAGTTCGGCATCGACCTCAACGATCGGCTAACGGACGACGGCAGCCTCACCGGCCGCCTGGTCATGCTGCGCCGCGACAGCGGCACCCAGGTCGATCACTCGCCAGACAACCGCACCTACATCGCCCCGTCGATCACCTGGAAGCCCAATGACAGTGACACCGTGACGGTTCTGGCGGCCTACAACAAGACCGTGACCGGCGGTTCGGAACAGAGCTTTCCGTACATCGGCACGGTCCAGCGCAGCCCCAGCGGCCACATCGACTCCGACACCAACCTGGGCTGGCTGGGCAGCTACTACCACGTCGAAACCACCTCGATCGGCTCGATCTACGCGCACGATTTCGACAATGGCTGGAAATTCCAACAGAACCTGCGCTACATGCACTCGGTGGCGGGCTTCCTCTCCAGCGGCCCGGACGTGGTGCTCAACCCCGATGGCCGCACCCAGGACATCGGCCTGCAATACCGGCCGAAAAGTAGCAATACCTTCCTGATGGACAACAACATCCAGGGCAGCTTCAACACCGGAGCGATCCGCCACACGCTGATCACCGGGCTCGATTATTCCCATTACAAGGCCGAGGAAACCCGGCTCAACGGCGACCCTGAAGACGCTTTCAACAACCTCGACCTGTACAACCCGGTCTATGGCGGTGCGCCGGTATGGTTCGACTCGCTGCAACGTGACACCCGCTCGAAAATGCAGCAGGTGGGCATCTACGTGCAGGACCAGATGAAACTCGATCGATGGGCGCTGACCATCGGCGGCCGCCAGGATTACGCCCGTGACCACGAAGAGGATGCGGTCAGCCAGTCCAGTGGTACCCAGAACGACCATAAATTCACCGGCCGCATCGGCCTGGCTTACCTGTTCGACAACGGCGTGACCCCGTACGTCAGCTACAGCACCTCGTTCCAGCCGAACCCGGACACCGACATCAACAACAACTTGTTCAAACCCACCACCGGCAAGCAATTCGAAGTGGGGGTGAAGTACCAGCCCGAGGGCTACAACGCCTCGGTCACGCTGTCGGCTTTCGACCTGACCCAACGCAACGTCTCCACCGCCGACCCGGTCAACACGGGCTTTTCGGTGCAGACCGGGGAAATCGAGTCCAAGGGCCTGGAACTCGAAGGCAAGGCCAGCCTGAACGAAAATCTCAACATGATCGCGTCCTACGCCTACACCCACACCGAGATCACCAAGGACAACACCTACGAGGGCAACACCCCACGCAACATCCCGCGCCATACCGCCAGCTTGTGGCTCGACTACAGCGTTCGCAGCGGCCCGCTGGACGGCCTGGGCATAGGCGCCGGCGAGCGCTATGTCGGCTCCTCGCAGAACCAGCAGAACACCTTGCGTACCCCGCAGTACTTCCTCACCGACGCGACCCTGCGCTACGACCTGGGCAAACTCGGGCTGACCGGAACGAAAATCTCGGTGACCGCCAATAACCTGTTCGACAAGCACTACTTTGAACCGGGCTACTACGAGGATTCGGTGTTCTACGGCAACCGCCGCAATGTGATCGCAACCCTGGGTTACGATTTCTGA